In Aedes albopictus strain Foshan chromosome 3, AalbF5, whole genome shotgun sequence, the following are encoded in one genomic region:
- the LOC134289624 gene encoding nucleolar MIF4G domain-containing protein 1 homolog — MKIRPQKHVRLGFSGKSKQQRRSNQPKTRKEIRKEKRQQKKINRFNYHSRKRKDRFPQEEDQQAEKRKRDADSEDEEFDDEEIESDFEDDVEETMVKGKKGGGGGQALSQMEKGRQEELRELKSYEQGLKEKRIEQLEAANEEDDLIIKKYEKLLKINRRKNKQGVPKSFNDGLDYALELCTEDNIKKMYEAAKEAADMDEHSEDEFADDVQEVLGRKPKDGKEGGKDSGSKKGKKSRQEKERKRMEKLKEVEKKYLGDDDLDSLAGYDSEMEIEVDENQEDDYSDNDELYDSDENEEMSEDMPDEEDDEEEEPVEKKSKTKKVTFQQEDKSSKPNKKKDKQKKREPESEPEEDSEFDEDVFGGDDSEDDGLDDLLKGVDSDGDAENVSEQDDKEQEADEKDKGKPEVWEDIYGRKRDRSGNVIKEDAVSGKYVPPHLRARMEAESGGDAKRQEKLMRLKRQLKGQVNRLAETNVHRISIELDNLYMQNARFDMNNTLTTLILEAIVSTSLSPERMVLEHTLLVTILHANVGSEVGSHFLETVVDRFNALIKQIDAFDVEDKTLDNCVLILCHLYTFQIFKNKLIYDVIDQLLGKFNEKAVECILLVLRSIGFVLRKDDPLALKEMIQKVQKKAAEAPAELKNDSRVKFMLDTLLAVKNNNMNKIPQYDPTLVEHFRKILKGMITSGKYVSTLNIGLDDLLNVDERGKWWLVGSAWHGKNDGKDTEAGKSSTGGSAGGFSQQLLELARKQRMNTDDKRNVFCAIMSAEDYLDAFDKILRLSIKDQRVVATVILHCCLSEKDYNPYYSILSQKFCEYDRRYQLAIQYAIWDRLKEIHSLKQAPSRNIAKLLTHLISEGGLAVSVLKVIEFAEIDKITLRVVRQIMLGILLLEDENKCLQVFNRIAPSFKLKGFKDSLRLFLHHFLLKGSDKSSVPEEQLQLLQQRIRMADRMLDTSDSRVQF, encoded by the exons ATGAAAATAAG ACCTCAGAAACACGTTCGGCTGGGATTCTCCGGAAAATCAAAGCAACAACGCCGGTCGAACCAGCCGAAAACACGCAAGGAGATCCGGAAGGAAAAGCGCCAACAGAAGAAAATCAACCGGTTCAACTACCACAGCCGGAAGCGGAAAGATCGTTTCCCCCAGGAGGAAGACCAGCAGGCAGAAAAGCGGAAACGCGATGCGGACAGTGAGGACGAAGAGTTCGATGACGAGGAAATTGAGTCCGACTTTGAGGACGATGTGGAAGAAACAATGGTGAAAGGGAAAAAGGGAGGCGGTGGCGGGCAAGCTTTGAGCCAGATGGAAAAGGGACGCCAAGAGGAGTTGCGAGAGCTGAAAAGCTACGAGCAAGGGTTGAAGGAGAAGCGAATCGAACAACTGGAAGCGGCAAACGAGGAGGATGATTTGATTATCAAAAAGTACGAGAAACTGCTGAAAATCAACAGGCGGAAGAACAAGCAGGGGGTGCCGAAGAGTTTCAACGATGGGTTGGATTATGCGCTAGAACTGTGCACGGAGGATAACATCAAGAAGATGTATGAAGCTGCCAAGGAGGCAGCCGATATGGATGAACACTCGGAGGACGAATTTGCCGATGATGTGCAGGAGGTGCTGGGAAGGAAGCCTAAGGATGGGAAGGAAGGTGGTAAGGACAGTGGTTCCAAAAAGGGAAAAAAGTCGCGACAGGAGAAGGAACGGAAACGAATGGAGAAGTTAAAGGAGGTCGAGAAAAAGTATCTCGGAGATGACGACTTGGACAGTTTAGCAGGATACGACTCAGAGATGGAAATAGAGGTGGATGAAAATCAGGAGGATGATTATTCAGATAACGACGAGCTGTATGATTCAGATGAGAACGAGGAGATGAGTGAAGATATGCCTGATGAGGAAGACGACGAAGAAGAGGAACCGGTCGAAAAGAAATCAAAAACCAAGAAGGTAACTTTTCAGCAAGAAGATAAATCATCCAAACCAAACAAAAAGAAAGACAAGCAGAAGAAACGTGAGCCTGAATCAGAACCAGAAGAGGATTCCGAGTTTGATGAGGATGTGTTTGGCGGAGATGACAGCGAAGATGATGGTTTGGACGATTTATTGAAAGGAGTTGATTCAGATGGCGACGCGGAAAATGTAAGTGAACAAGACGACAAAGAGCAAGAAGCCGATGAAAAAGACAAAGGGAAGCCGGAAGTTTGGGAAGACATCTATGGCCGAAAACGAGATAGGAGTGGTAATGTAATCAAAGAAGATGCCGTTAGTGGGAAATACGTTCCTCCTCATCTAAGAGCCCGCATGGAAGCTGAAAGTGGCGGTGATGCGAAGCGTCAAGAGAAGCTGATGAGGCTGAAACGGCAGCTCAAGGGTCAAGTAAATCGACTGGCAGAAACGAACGTTCACAGAATTTCCATCGAGCTGGACAACTTGTACATGCAAAATGCTCGGTTCGATATGAACAACACCCTGACGACGCTGATACTGGAAGCGATAGTGTCCACTAGCTTATCGCCGGAAAGGATGGTATTGGAGCACACTTTGTTGGTTACGATTCTTCATGCGAACGTCGGTTCCGAAGTGGGTTCTCACTTCCTAGAAACGGTCGTCGATCGATTCAACGCACTGATCAAGCAAATCGACGCCTTCGATGTCGAGGATAAGACTTTGGACAATTGCGTCCTAATCCTGTGCCACTTGTACACGTTCCAAATTTTCAAGAACAAGCTGATTTACGACGTCATCGATCAGCTGCTGGGAAAGTTCAACGAGAAGGCGGTGGAATGCATTCTGTTGGTGTTGCGATCCATCGGGTTTGTGCTGCGGAAGGATGACCCGCTGGCGCTGAAGGAGATGATCCAGAAGGTGCAGAAAAAGGCTGCCGAAGCCCCGGCTGAGCTGAAGAATGA CTCACGTGTGAAATTCATGTTGGATACGCTGCTGGCAGTCAAAAACAACAACATGAACAAGATCCCTCAGTACGATCCTACCTTGGTGGAACATTTCCGTAAGATATTGAAGGGCATGATCACAAGTGGAAAATACGTTAGCACGTTGAACATCGGATTGGATGATCTGCTGAACGTAGACGAGCGTGGCAAATGGTGGTTGGTTGGATCGGCCTGGCATGGTAAGAATGATGGTAAAGATACTGAAGCTGGAAAAAGCTCAACCGGCGGCAGCGCTGGTGGATTCAGTCAGCAATTGTTAGAACTGGCCCGGAAACAACGAATGAACACCGACGATAAGCGGAATGTATTCTGCGCCATTATGAGCGCAGAGGATTATCTGGACGCATTCGATAAAATCCTTCGTCTGTCCATCAAGGACCAACGGGTGGTGGCCACAGTCATACTGCACTGCTGTCTATCGGAAAAGGACTACAACCCTTATTACAGTATACTTTCGCAGAAATTCTGCGAATACGACCGTCGCTACCAGTTGGCCATCCAGTACGCCATCTGGGATCGCCTGAAGGAAATTCACTCGCTGAAACAAGCGCCATCCCGAAATATAGCCAAGCTACTAACCCACTTGATCAGTGAAGGAGGCCTGGCCGTGTCCGTGCTGAAGGTGATCGAATTTGCCGAAATCGATAAGATTACTCTGCGAGTGGTACGGCAGATCATGCTGGGCATTCTGCTGTTGGAGGACGAAAACAAGTGTCTGCAGGTGTTCAACCGTATTGCTCCGAGCTTCAAACTGAAGGGCTTCAAAGACAGTTTGCGGctatttttgcaccattttctgCTGAAGGGAAGCGACAAGTCGAGCGTTCCGGAGGAGCAACTGCAACTGTTGCAGCAGCGAATTCGAATGGCCGACCGGATGCTGGATACGTCGGACTCGCGGGTTCAGTTTTAA
- the LOC134290949 gene encoding uncharacterized protein LOC134290949 → MAPLPPARLAHHERAFTYTGVDYFGPLLVKLGRSNVKRWVALFTCLTVRAVHLEIAYTLSTESCISCVRRFVARRGPPAEFISDNGTNFQGAERVLRYQIGQGLSATFTGIDTKWSFIPPGAPHMGGAWERLVQSVKLAMNEAYTEGKLDDEGLQTLVVEAERVVNSRPLTYLPLESEEAEALTPNHFLLLSSNGVKLASEDTAGTPCSELHRREILGKSYELIQRQLEAFWKRWLTEYLPVIRRQAKWFDEVPALQPGDLVMVVEPTKRYGWERGRVVRTITNPDGRNRRAIVKIGEKHLIRPVSRLALLDLNQFRETPEDSGPHRGETVNAEVAKLATLPPITPDALRFKVEASRQDV, encoded by the coding sequence ATGGCTCCGCTACCCCCAGCGCGGCTGGCACACCACGAACGAGCTTTTACGTACACTGGGGTAGACTACTTCGGACCACTGCTGGTGAAGCTGGGAAGGTCCAACGTCAAACGGTGGGTTGCGTTATTCACTTGTTTAACGGTGCGAGCTGTCCACCTCGAAATTGCCTACACGTTGTCCACTGAGTCCTGTATATCCTGTGTACGCCGCTTCGTAGCTCGTCGAGGGCCGCCCGCTGAATTTATCAGCGACAATGGAACAAACTTTCAAGGTGCTGAACGAGTGTTGCGGTATCAAATAGGCCAGGGACTGTCCGCAACGTTTACTGGAATCGATACAAAGTGGAGCTTCATCCCACCTGGAGCGCCCCACATGGGAGGCGCCTGGGAGCGCCTAGTGCAATCTGTAAAATTGGCAATGAATGAAGCGTATACTGAAGGAAAGCTCGACGACGAGGGGCTGCAGACGCTGGTCGTGGAGGCAGAGAGGGTTGTGAACTCAAGGCCATTGACGTATTTACCGCTTGAATCCGAAGAAGCAGAGGCACTCACACCGAACCACTTTCTACTGCTGAGCTCAAACGGAGTGAAGTTGGCAAGCGAAGACACCGCAGGAACACCATGCAGCGAACTACATCGTCGTGAAATCCTGGGGAAGTCATATGAGTTGATCCAACGTCAGCTGGAGGCCTTCTGGAAACGCTGGTTAACCGAATACCTGCCGGTAATCCGTCGACAAGCGAAATGGTTCGACGAAGTTCCGGCCTTGCAACCAGGGGACCTAGTAATGGTTGTAGAGCCAACAAAGCGTTATGGATGGGAAAGAGGACGAGTGGTTCGTACGATAACTAATCCGGATGGCCGGAACCGACGTGCTATCGTAAAGATTGGTGAGAAGCATCTGATAAGGCCGGTGTCACGGTTGGCACTGCTTGACCTGAATCAGTTTCGTGAGACTCCGGAAGATTCCGGACCACACCGAGGGGAGACTGTCAACGCAGAAGTGGCCAAGCTGGCAACCCTGCCACCTATCACTCCTGACGCGTTGCGTTTTAAAGTCGAGGCGTCGCGGCAAGACGTGTGA
- the LOC134289626 gene encoding uncharacterized protein LOC134289626, translating into MEEAVKMHKHLKGIPITSYQNAVPKILIGVDNLRLALPLKVREGDGLAPVAVKTRLGWCVYGPRGSSGQESHSFHICECSCDTGLHEAVKDFFAVEGTGTRAAEIPRTEEEERALIIMEATTRRVGERFETGLIWKEDHVEFPNSYSMALSRLECLERRMDRYPELKENLHRQISEYETKGYAHKATPSELNAADPRRLWYLPIGAVTNPKKPGKVRVVWDAAAKVDGVSLNSVLLKGPDQLSSLPAILFRFRLYAVAVTSDIQEMFHQIRIREEDKSSQRFLWRVNPAEKPVIYLMDVATFGSTCSPASAQFVKNRNAEQHRELYPEAAKAIVDDHYVDDYLASFSSAEEAAKVACDVRQVHGNGGFKLHNWRSNSSIVLERLGGVQAEADKQLDLFDGGKTERVLGMLWSPSTDELSFSTQMSEEVQDLIQTDTHPTKRQVLRCVMTLFDPLGLLSPFIIHGKVLIQDLWREGTAWDERVSNGVYTKWRRWIQMIEHISKVRIPRCYFSQANERTYHNSELHVFVDASEVAYCCAIYLRAVNDSGHPQSCLIAAKSKVAPLKPWSIPRLELQGCVLGVRWSKFVREKHDIPISKAVFWTDSRTALAWIKADPRNYRQFVSFRVGEILEHTTASEWRWVPSKMNPADEATKWGSGPYFDPNSKWFQGPDFLHLSEADWPRPTEPVWATCEEIRASVLHHCSFEPAIDFDRYSSWVRLQRTIAFALRFLHNAAKKQPRYSGPLEQAELQAAERTIFKLVQHESFPDEVAALSNKAPNESGQEIIGKHSTIYRLMPMLDNNGLLRERGRIGAVDTISYHVRHPIILPSKHQVTELLVQRYHRRYNHGNAETVVNEIRQLYSIPRLRSMVKSIDSRVNIDPREINPLYPNELSKSVSKRA; encoded by the coding sequence ATGGAAGAAGCGGTTAAAATGCACAAGCACCTGAAGGGCATCCCGATCACCAGCTACCAGAATGCAGTCCCCAAGATCCTCATCGGTGTGGACAATTTGCGGCTGGCACTGCCCCTAAAAGTACGGGAAGGTGATGGTTTAGCTCCAGTGGCGGTAAAAACGAGACTGGGTTGGTGCGTTTATGGTCCTCGAGGGAGCAGTGGTCAAGAATCCCACAGCTTCCACATCTGCGAATGCTCCTGTGACACAGGACTCCATGAAGCGGTGAAAGACTTCTTTGCCGTTGAAGGAACTGGGACACGAGCGGCAGAGATCCCGCGGACGGAAGAAGAAGAACGTGCGTTAATTATCATGGAAGCCACAACGAGGAGAGTAGGAGAACGTTTTGAAACAGGACTGATCTGGAAGGAAGACCACGTAGAATTTCCAAATAGCTATTCTATGGCACTGAGCCGGCTCGAATGCTTGGAACGCCGGATGGACCGTTACCCTGAGCTCAAGGAAAATCTCCACCGGCAAATAAGCGAGTATGAAACAAAGGGCTACGCGCACAAGGCCACACCCTCAGAACTGAATGCTGCGGATCCGAGAAGATTGTGGTATCTCCCAATCGGAGCTGTGACGAATCCTAAGAAACCGGGCAAAGTTCGTGTCGTATGGGACGCGGCGGCCAAAGTTGACGGTGTTTCACTGAACAGCGTTCTTCTCAAAGGCCCGGATCAGCTCTCCTCACTGCCAGCAATTCTGTTTCGGTTCCGGCTGTACGCGGTAGCAGTCACTTCAGACATCCAGGAAATGTTTCACCAAATCCGAATCCGTGAAGAGGATAAGAGCTCACAGCGCTTCCTGTGGCGTGTTAATCCAGCGGAGAAGCCTGTCATCTATTTGATGGACGTGGCCACATTCGGCAGCACCTGTTCACCAGCATCGGCCCAATTCGTGAAAAATCGAAACGCGGAACAACACCGCGAACTGTACCCCGAAGCGGCGAAAGCAATCGTAGACGACCATTACGTCGATGACTATTTGGCAAGCTTCAGTTCAGCAGAGGAGGCAGCAAAGGTTGCATGTGATGTACGGCAAGTGCACGGCAACGGAGGGTTCAAATTGCACAACTGGAGATCGAACAGCAGCATAGTCCTGGAACGTTTGGGTGGGGTTCAAGCCGAAGCAGACAAGCAGCTAGACCTATTCGACGGCGGGAAGACGGAGCGCGTTCTTGGAATGCTTTGGAGTCCATCAACTGATGAGCTGAGCTTTTCAACCCAAATGAGCGAAGAGGTTCAAGACCTGATCCAAACAGACACGCACCCAACGAAAAGGCAAGTTTTACGATGCGTCATGACCTTGTTTGACCCTTTGGGGTTATTATCTCCTTTCATCATACACGGCAAGGTTCTCATTCAAGACCTATGGAGAGAAGGAACTGCGTGGGACGAACGAGTCAGCAATGGTGTCTACACAAAGTGGCGGCGGTGGATTCAAATGATTGAGCATATCTCCAAGGTACGAATTCCACGGTGTTACTTTTCTCAAGCGAATGAGCGGACCTACCACAATTCCGAGCTCCATGTATTTGTGGACGCTAGTGAAGTCGCATATTGCTGTGCGATCTACCTACGCGCGGTCAACGATAGTGGTCATCCGCAAAGCTGCCTGATTGCCGCAAAATCGAAAGTCGCTCCATTGAAGCCGTGGTCGATTCCGCGACTGGAACTGCAAGGTTGTGTGCTGGGAGTGCGTTGGTCGAAGTTCGTCCGAGAAAAACACGATATTCCTATCTCCAAAGCAGTGTTTTGGACGGACTCCCGAACTGCCCTAGCCTGGATAAAGGCTGATCCAAGAAACTATCGTCAGTTTGTTTCTTTTAGAGTTGGCGAGATTCTGGAACACACGACGGCAAGCGAGTGGCGATGGGTGCCATCGAAGATGAACCCCGCAGATGAAGCGACCAAATGGGGCAGCGGACCGTACTTCGATCCCAACAGCAAGTGGTTTCAAGGACCTGATTTTTTGCATCTGTCGGAAGCTGATTGGCCTCGACCCACAGAGCCGGTGTGGGCTACTTGCGAAGAAATACGTGCCTCGGTTCTACATCACTGTTCCTTTGAGCCGGCTATAGATTTCGATCGTTATTCTTCATGGGTTCGGCTACAGCGAACAATTGCATTCGCTCTTCGATTTCTGCACAACGCGGCCAAGAAGCAACCGAGATACAGTGGGCCGCTAGAACAAGCAGAACTTCAAGCAGCAGAAAGAACTATTTTCAAGCTGGTACAACACGAGTCTTTCCCAGATGAGGTTGCTGCATTATCGAACAAAGCCCCGAACGAGTCCGGTCAAGAGATAATCGGAAAACACAGTACCATATACCGCTTGATGCCCATGCTGGACAACAACGGCTTGCTTCGTGAGCGTGGCCGAATCGGTGCGGTTGATACCATTAGCTATCACGTGCGGCATCCCATTATCCTCCCGAGTAAGCATCAAGTAACGGAGCTCCTGGTGCAGCGCTACCATCGACGTTACAATCACGGAAATGCAGAAACCGTGGTCAATGAGATCCGTCAACTGTACAGCATCCCGAGACTTCGTTCGATGGTaaaaagtatagatagtagagtaaacatagatccgcgtgaGATAAATccattgtatccaaacgaactgtcaaaatctgtatccaaacgagcatga